From a single Nocardioides sp. dk884 genomic region:
- a CDS encoding Rieske 2Fe-2S domain-containing protein, which translates to MSATTPSDEIRFIDSGDGYSRFARGWHCLGLADDFRDGKPHELKIFGQTAVVFAGEDGEISMLDAFCRHMGGNLAHGEIKGNEIACPFHDWRWNGEGRCTKVPYARRTPLRARTLRWITMEQNGLLFCWNDPQGNPPPADVTIPEIPEYDSGKWTAWSWKSYLVEGAHCREIVDNVVDMAHFFYVHYQIPRYFKNVFEGHVASQYMNSTGREDIKTGVQMDLPDAVTRSEASYFGPSFMLDTIWTEADDQVIEAKLVNCHYPISDNSFLLQYGIIVEKLPGISDEDAQAMGQTFVDGLEVQFLQDVEVWKHKTRIENPLLTEEDGPVYQLRRWYEQFYVDVEDVTPDMTKRFEFEVDCDYAVETWEAESRVESSSTATTGA; encoded by the coding sequence ATGAGCGCCACCACCCCCAGCGACGAGATCCGGTTCATCGACTCCGGCGACGGCTACTCCCGCTTCGCCCGCGGATGGCACTGCCTCGGGCTGGCGGATGACTTCCGCGACGGCAAGCCCCACGAGCTCAAGATCTTCGGCCAGACCGCCGTCGTGTTCGCCGGCGAGGACGGCGAGATCAGCATGCTCGACGCGTTCTGTCGCCACATGGGCGGCAACCTCGCCCACGGTGAGATCAAGGGCAACGAGATCGCCTGCCCGTTCCACGACTGGCGCTGGAACGGCGAGGGCCGCTGCACCAAGGTCCCCTACGCCCGTCGTACGCCGCTGCGCGCCCGCACGCTGCGCTGGATCACCATGGAGCAGAACGGCCTGCTGTTCTGCTGGAACGACCCGCAGGGCAACCCGCCGCCGGCGGACGTCACGATCCCCGAGATCCCCGAGTACGACAGCGGCAAGTGGACCGCCTGGTCGTGGAAGTCCTACCTGGTCGAGGGCGCGCACTGCCGCGAGATCGTGGACAACGTCGTGGACATGGCGCACTTCTTCTACGTGCACTACCAGATCCCGCGCTACTTCAAGAACGTCTTCGAGGGCCACGTGGCCAGCCAGTACATGAACTCCACCGGCCGCGAGGACATCAAGACCGGCGTCCAGATGGACCTGCCGGACGCGGTCACCCGATCCGAGGCCAGCTACTTCGGCCCGTCGTTCATGCTCGACACGATCTGGACCGAGGCCGACGACCAGGTCATCGAGGCCAAGCTCGTGAACTGCCACTACCCGATCAGCGACAACTCCTTCCTGCTGCAGTACGGGATCATCGTGGAGAAGCTGCCCGGCATCTCCGACGAGGACGCCCAGGCGATGGGCCAGACCTTCGTCGACGGCCTCGAGGTGCAGTTCCTCCAGGACGTCGAGGTCTGGAAGCACAAGACCCGCATCGAGAACCCGCTCCTCACCGAGGAGGACGGGCCGGTCTACCAGCTGCGCCGCTGGTACGAGCAGTTCTACGTCGACGTCGAGGACGTCACGCCGGACATGACCAAGCGCTTCGAGTTCGAGGTCGACTGCGACTACGCGGTCGAGACCTGGGAGGCCGAGAGCCGCGTCGAGTCGTCGTCCACCGCCACCACCGGCGCCTGA
- a CDS encoding HNH endonuclease signature motif containing protein encodes MTDPVHPFVAGAERLDVDLDEFAKLDPTFLSLTDKREVLLLMARASSRVQALEARVMACADDVADAEGFRDVASWVAQRSQVSGGSARRAQRLGAACEQRWQLVGRALVEGHASIDQGHVIVAALDELCCAGRLVEASADEWADVLARAEAYLVEKSADFGPRALQRLGERILEVVAPQWVDELEERRLRDAERAARRRTTLKVQGLGDGTALIKARVPESVALRLTTLLESFTNPRRAAEGKAADDGRRVPYERRLGEAFCSLLESLDPNRLPLHGGDATTLVITMDLTALVEGLGSATLADGSRITAGEARRLACTANLVPAVLGTRSVPLDLGRASRLFSPGQRKALAIRDKECRAHGCTIPATWCEAHHSKPWSAGGKTDLDNAMLFCSHHHHLIHDERYLHQQLPNGDIRFARRT; translated from the coding sequence ATGACCGATCCGGTCCATCCCTTCGTCGCCGGTGCCGAGCGCCTGGATGTTGATCTCGATGAGTTCGCGAAGCTGGATCCGACGTTCTTGTCGTTGACCGACAAGCGGGAGGTGCTCCTGCTGATGGCGCGGGCTTCCTCGCGGGTGCAGGCGCTCGAGGCGCGGGTGATGGCGTGCGCTGATGATGTAGCCGACGCTGAGGGGTTCCGCGACGTGGCGTCGTGGGTGGCGCAGCGCTCGCAGGTGTCGGGTGGCTCGGCGCGGCGGGCGCAGCGGCTCGGGGCGGCGTGCGAGCAGCGCTGGCAGCTCGTGGGCCGGGCGTTGGTCGAGGGGCACGCAAGCATCGATCAGGGTCACGTGATCGTCGCAGCGCTCGACGAGCTGTGCTGCGCCGGTCGGCTGGTCGAGGCGAGCGCGGATGAGTGGGCGGACGTGCTGGCCCGCGCCGAGGCCTACCTTGTGGAGAAGTCGGCCGACTTCGGGCCGCGTGCCTTGCAGCGGCTGGGGGAGCGGATCCTCGAGGTGGTGGCGCCGCAGTGGGTCGATGAGCTCGAGGAGCGCCGGTTGCGCGACGCGGAGCGGGCGGCGCGGCGGCGTACGACGCTGAAGGTGCAGGGGCTCGGGGACGGGACCGCGCTCATCAAGGCGCGGGTGCCCGAGAGCGTCGCGTTGCGGTTGACGACGTTGCTGGAGTCGTTCACGAACCCGCGTCGAGCAGCTGAGGGCAAGGCAGCGGACGACGGTCGGCGGGTGCCGTACGAGCGGCGGCTGGGGGAGGCGTTCTGCAGCCTGTTGGAGTCCCTCGACCCGAACCGCCTTCCGCTGCACGGCGGGGACGCCACCACGCTCGTGATCACGATGGACCTGACGGCACTGGTCGAGGGGCTGGGCTCGGCGACGTTGGCGGACGGGTCGCGGATCACCGCCGGGGAGGCGCGGCGACTGGCCTGCACCGCCAATCTGGTGCCGGCGGTGCTGGGGACTCGTTCGGTGCCGCTCGATCTGGGGCGCGCGTCCCGTCTTTTCAGTCCGGGTCAGCGAAAGGCGTTGGCCATTCGGGATAAGGAATGTCGGGCGCATGGCTGCACGATTCCCGCGACGTGGTGCGAGGCGCACCATTCGAAGCCGTGGTCCGCGGGCGGAAAGACCGATCTCGACAACGCGATGTTGTTCTGCAGCCATCACCACCATCTGATCCACGACGAGCGATATCTGCACCAGCAATTGCCGAATGGTGATATCCGGTTCGCCCGGCGGACATAG
- a CDS encoding DUF1963 domain-containing protein — protein MLDDDDLVSDEHHEAGPAGHGRDAPDQGDALWAPEDFRADPRVHLGPEVLALPAALALPTVQDEVAAAVRRDPLGRGWLSWFGAVPVVPAGDSFPWPRRSDGRPLAHVLQLDLEAERRNHRAARFDLTGLPGDGLLQFFHDLETYGEPGDANSLAWQVRWLPKAEDHASSFALAAAPDDLEPGCRAELMPLNTEVFATARSPLDLPDDLPDDVQERYGRVFDWLNEYPYARNTLSRSDDRNPLTPWQDGYEPLAPVSRAGGHGFVEENPDYREHLEQALPLAPGDSHVLLLELNPDQLGAPSDWFHGVRPVQVWIRASDLARRDFHEVWAQIRTDA, from the coding sequence GTGCTCGACGACGATGACCTCGTGAGCGACGAGCATCACGAGGCGGGCCCGGCCGGCCATGGCCGAGACGCGCCCGACCAAGGCGACGCCCTGTGGGCTCCAGAAGACTTCCGCGCTGACCCGCGGGTGCACCTCGGCCCCGAGGTCCTCGCTTTGCCTGCGGCCCTAGCGCTGCCAACGGTGCAGGATGAGGTAGCTGCCGCGGTGCGTCGCGACCCACTCGGCAGGGGGTGGCTCAGCTGGTTCGGTGCCGTGCCAGTGGTACCCGCCGGCGACAGCTTCCCGTGGCCGCGCCGGTCCGACGGTCGCCCCCTTGCGCACGTCCTACAGCTAGACCTCGAGGCCGAGCGGCGCAACCACCGTGCGGCACGATTCGACCTCACCGGCCTTCCCGGTGATGGCTTGCTCCAGTTCTTCCACGACCTTGAGACATACGGCGAGCCGGGTGACGCAAACAGCCTTGCGTGGCAGGTGCGCTGGCTGCCCAAGGCCGAGGACCACGCCAGCTCCTTCGCGCTCGCGGCCGCTCCCGACGATCTCGAGCCCGGCTGCCGTGCCGAGCTGATGCCGTTGAACACCGAGGTGTTCGCGACTGCGCGGTCACCGCTAGACCTGCCCGACGACCTGCCCGACGACGTTCAAGAGCGCTACGGACGTGTCTTCGACTGGCTCAACGAGTACCCCTACGCGCGCAACACCCTGAGCCGCAGCGATGACCGTAACCCCCTGACCCCTTGGCAGGACGGCTACGAGCCGCTCGCTCCGGTGTCCCGCGCGGGAGGGCACGGATTCGTCGAAGAGAACCCCGACTACCGAGAGCACCTCGAGCAGGCTCTGCCGCTCGCGCCTGGGGACAGCCACGTGCTGCTCCTTGAGCTCAATCCCGACCAGCTCGGTGCCCCGAGTGACTGGTTCCACGGAGTACGCCCGGTGCAGGTGTGGATCCGCGCCAGCGACCTCGCTCGCCGGGACTTCCACGAGGTCTGGGCGCAGATCCGCACCGATGCGTAA
- a CDS encoding VOC family protein, translating to MTEIREIRALGYVTVAATDMERWREFAFDVLSFGEGSGPDPDALYLRMDERAARIVVHPGDTDGVRTVGWEVRDHLALARVEKTLADAGYAPKRLSAEEADERRVEEVIAFTDPSGLQVEIFFGPVLDHSPLVTRHGSRFVTSGVGLGHVVLPTTDLEASQKLYLDTLGFLPRGAMKLETPPGVPTQRIRFIGVNQRHHSLALCPAPAMKDPALIHIMVEVDSLDDVGRALDRSNKAGYSLSSTLGRHTNDKMISFYVRAPGGWDVEYGCEGMLVDESHYTAEEITADSYWGHDWSGSEPLAAFS from the coding sequence ATGACCGAGATCCGAGAGATCCGTGCCCTGGGGTACGTGACCGTGGCCGCGACCGACATGGAGCGCTGGCGGGAGTTCGCCTTCGACGTGCTCAGCTTCGGCGAGGGCAGCGGTCCCGACCCGGACGCGCTGTACCTGCGGATGGACGAGCGCGCCGCCCGCATCGTGGTGCACCCCGGTGACACCGACGGCGTGCGGACCGTGGGCTGGGAGGTCCGCGACCACCTCGCCCTGGCCCGGGTGGAGAAGACGCTCGCCGACGCCGGCTACGCGCCGAAGCGCCTGAGCGCGGAGGAGGCCGACGAGCGGCGCGTCGAGGAGGTCATCGCCTTCACCGACCCCTCGGGCCTGCAGGTCGAGATCTTCTTCGGCCCGGTGCTCGACCACTCGCCGCTGGTCACGCGCCACGGCAGCCGCTTCGTCACCTCCGGGGTCGGTCTCGGGCACGTCGTACTGCCGACCACCGACCTCGAGGCGTCGCAGAAGCTCTACCTCGACACCCTCGGCTTCCTGCCGCGCGGTGCGATGAAGCTCGAGACCCCGCCCGGCGTCCCGACCCAGCGCATCCGCTTCATCGGCGTCAACCAGCGCCACCACAGCCTCGCGCTGTGCCCGGCGCCGGCGATGAAGGACCCCGCCCTGATCCACATCATGGTCGAGGTCGACTCCCTCGACGACGTGGGCCGCGCGCTGGACCGCTCGAACAAGGCCGGCTACTCGCTGTCGTCCACGCTGGGTCGCCACACCAACGACAAGATGATCTCCTTCTACGTCCGCGCCCCCGGCGGCTGGGACGTGGAGTACGGCTGCGAGGGCATGCTCGTCGACGAGTCGCACTACACGGCCGAGGAGATCACCGCCGACAGCTACTGGGGCCACGACTGGTCGGGCTCCGAGCCGCTCGCGGCGTTCAGTTGA
- a CDS encoding acyl-CoA dehydrogenase family protein yields MNDIRRQMIDHADKLREQAEESEQLCRLPDETAALLRSAGSIRMLQPKEYGGQETHLAEFAETVMETAKIFGSAGWVQGIVGVHPWQLAFADPRVQEEVWGEDEDTWLASPYQPNGRLVPEGEDGFRFSGRWQFSSGTDHCQWIFLGGLLADADGTPINPPKMVHVILPRSDYEIVPDSWNMVGLRGTGSKDVIVRDAYVPAYRVMDCDEVIDGTAVRKAGRDETLYKMPWSCTFPAGITSAIIGIAEGALETALGYQRTRINAHGTVVKEDPYTLSALGEAAADIHAARGEILGNINRLWDIVDSGREVPFETRALGRLAQVRAAHRAVDAVDRIFARSGGSAMRMDQPLQRFWRDAHAGLNHAINIPGPTYHANALTHMGLEPQGALRGLI; encoded by the coding sequence ATGAACGACATCCGTCGTCAGATGATCGACCACGCAGACAAGCTGCGTGAGCAGGCCGAGGAGTCCGAGCAGCTGTGCCGGCTCCCCGACGAGACCGCGGCCCTGCTGCGCAGCGCCGGCTCCATCCGGATGCTCCAGCCGAAGGAGTACGGCGGCCAGGAGACCCACCTCGCCGAGTTCGCCGAGACCGTGATGGAGACCGCCAAGATCTTCGGCTCCGCGGGCTGGGTGCAGGGCATCGTCGGCGTCCACCCCTGGCAGCTCGCCTTCGCCGACCCGCGGGTGCAGGAGGAGGTCTGGGGCGAGGACGAGGACACCTGGCTCGCCTCGCCGTACCAGCCCAACGGCCGCCTGGTCCCCGAAGGCGAGGACGGCTTCCGGTTCTCCGGTCGCTGGCAGTTCTCCTCCGGGACCGACCACTGCCAGTGGATCTTCCTCGGCGGCCTGCTCGCCGACGCGGACGGCACTCCGATCAACCCGCCGAAGATGGTGCACGTGATCCTGCCGCGCAGCGACTACGAGATCGTCCCGGACTCCTGGAACATGGTGGGCCTGCGGGGCACCGGCTCGAAGGACGTCATCGTGCGCGACGCGTACGTGCCGGCGTACCGGGTCATGGACTGCGACGAGGTCATCGACGGCACCGCGGTGCGCAAGGCGGGCCGCGACGAGACGCTCTACAAGATGCCCTGGTCGTGCACGTTCCCCGCCGGCATCACCTCGGCGATCATCGGCATCGCCGAGGGCGCGCTCGAGACGGCGCTGGGCTACCAGCGCACCCGCATCAACGCCCACGGCACCGTGGTCAAGGAGGACCCCTACACCCTGTCCGCCCTGGGCGAGGCCGCCGCCGACATCCACGCCGCGCGCGGGGAGATCCTCGGCAACATCAACCGGCTCTGGGACATCGTCGACTCCGGCCGCGAGGTGCCCTTCGAGACCCGCGCCCTCGGCCGGCTGGCCCAGGTGCGGGCGGCACACCGCGCCGTCGACGCCGTCGACCGGATCTTCGCCCGCTCCGGCGGCAGCGCCATGCGGATGGACCAGCCGCTCCAGCGCTTCTGGCGCGACGCTCACGCGGGCCTCAACCACGCCATCAACATCCCGGGCCCGACGTACCACGCCAACGCGCTGACCCACATGGGCCTGGAGCCGCAGGGCGCGCTGCGCGGCCTGATCTGA
- a CDS encoding nuclear transport factor 2 family protein — translation MSDSHGAVDPGGLAARVDRLDSTEQIRQLAYRYAQALDSRDVTGLAALFVEDVTTHDGRVGREALAEWYDPVLRPYGITFHLVANHVIEFTDADHATGTVYCRPEHEVDGEWIVMPMQYWDRYERRDGQWYFKSRSTHVFYAADVAASPLAAPGRFHFPGNPFISRADLPERWQTWRDFWSS, via the coding sequence GTGAGCGACAGCCACGGCGCCGTCGACCCGGGTGGCCTCGCCGCCCGGGTCGACCGGCTGGACTCGACCGAGCAGATCCGCCAGCTCGCCTACCGCTACGCCCAGGCCCTCGACAGCCGGGACGTGACGGGGCTGGCGGCGCTGTTCGTCGAGGACGTCACCACGCACGACGGCCGGGTGGGCCGGGAGGCGCTGGCCGAGTGGTACGACCCGGTGCTGCGCCCCTACGGCATCACCTTCCACCTGGTCGCCAACCACGTCATCGAGTTCACCGACGCCGACCACGCGACTGGGACGGTCTACTGCCGTCCCGAGCACGAGGTCGACGGGGAGTGGATCGTGATGCCGATGCAGTACTGGGACCGCTACGAGCGCCGTGACGGGCAGTGGTACTTCAAGTCCCGCAGCACGCACGTGTTCTACGCCGCCGACGTCGCCGCGAGCCCGCTCGCCGCACCCGGCCGGTTCCACTTCCCCGGCAACCCGTTCATCAGCCGGGCGGACCTGCCGGAGCGGTGGCAGACGTGGCGGGACTTCTGGTCCAGCTGA